One window from the genome of Calliopsis andreniformis isolate RMS-2024a chromosome 12, iyCalAndr_principal, whole genome shotgun sequence encodes:
- the LOC143185802 gene encoding kynurenine/alpha-aminoadipate aminotransferase, mitochondrial, which produces MYKKRDKFEVDYSKFKTDVSKRRRSATTRELTKIAYSAPRSVVSLAEGMPNEETFPFKEISVKLNDGSSFALDERELGAALQYIPTQGYPPLLQSLREFQRRAHAPPLWESRDIVIVSGSQDGLSKTLEAIIGPGDALLVHDPFYPGVEVVVTPHKVELIPIPQDEHGVIPEILRETLRNRKLSGKRMPKIMYINATGTNPTGIIIPLERRKEIYRIACEYNFLILDDDPYHFMHFEEVEPKSFLSLDTEGRVIRLDSFSKVVSSGLRLGFVTAAAPLIASIELHLQSSHLHAPTLSQVILYKLIKMWGYDGLMSHFMRIRCFYKERRDAIALLAEKHLSGLVDFTVPQGGFFLWIKVRGINDTWKMIMQRGVKMGVIMAPGAAFMKDPSKPCNAVRASFSKASYAEMDLALERLADLIRTELDNNYVIMNGNS; this is translated from the exons ATGTACAAAAAGAGGGACAAATTCGAAGTGGATTATTCCAAGTTCAAGACGGACGTCTCGAAACGAAGAAGGTCCGCGACCACCAGGGAATTAA CCAAAATTGCGTATTCCGCGCCGAGAAGCGTGGTCTCCCTGGCGGAAGGGATGCCGAACGAGGAGACCTTCCCTTTCAAAGAAATCTCCGTCAAACTTAACGACGGATCGTCCTTCGCCCTTGATGAAAGGGAATTGGGCGCAGCCTTGCAGTATATTCCTACACAGGGATATCCTCCACTTCTACAG AGCCTGAGGGAGTTCCAGAGAAGGGCGCACGCACCTCCGTTGTGGGAGAGCCGCGACATCGTGATAGTCTCCGGATCTCAGGACGGATTAAGCAAAACTCTCGAGGCTATAATCGGTCCTGGCGACGCGCTCTTGGTGCACGATCCTTTTTATCCTGGCGTTGAAGTTGTG GTGACGCCACATAAGGTAGAATTAATCCCAATCCCTCAAGACGAACACGGCGTCATTCCAGAAATCCTCAGGGAGACGCTCAGGAATAGGAAGCTCTCTGGGAAGAGAATGCCAAAAATAATGTACATAAATGCAACGGGGACCAATCCCACTGGAATCATTATTCCTTTGGAAAGGCGGAAGGAGATCTATAGGATAGCCTGCGAGTACAACTTCCTGATCTTGGACGATGATCCATATCATTTCATGCACTTCGAAGAG GTTGAACCAAAATCATTTTTATCACTGGATACAGAGGGTCGAGTGATCAGGTTGGACTCCTTCTCAAAAGTggttagcagcggcctcagattaGGGTTTGTAACAGCGGCAGCGCCACTGATAGCGAGCATAGAGCTTCACTTGCAGAGCAGTCACCTCCACGCCCCTACGTTATCGCAG GTGATACTGTATAAGCTGATAAAAATGTGGGGGTACGATGGCTTAATGAGCCATTTCATGAGGATAAGATGCTTCTACAAGGAGCGGAGGGACGCTATCGCGCTACTTGCTGAAAAACACTTGAGCG GTTTGGTAGACTTCACTGTGCCGCAAGGAGGTTTCTTTTTATGGATAAAGGTGCGAGGTATCAATGACACTTGGAAAATGATAATGCAACGAGGGGTGAAAATGGGTGTGATAATGGCACCCGGTGCAGCTTTCATGAAGGATCCCAGTAAACCATGCAATGCTGTCAGGGCGAGTTTCTCTAAAGCTTCTTATGCAGAAATGGATCTG GCACTCGAAAGGTTAGCAGACCTCATCAGGACCGAATTAGATAATAATTATGTAATTATGAATGGAAATTCTTAA